Proteins from one Cloacibacillus sp. genomic window:
- a CDS encoding CBS domain-containing protein translates to MKIGELMNKDMVVLRENDTIERAIELILRHCRTGVPVLTADNRVCGFVSEEDIIKKCLPGYITTLKNAAFLPDYGQFAKRFAAIRYKKVTEIMQEKVVCFNKDDSDFAVAAEMIRRHFKVCPVIDENGIFVGCVSRAYLIRSMILEKNREEKAVLKYE, encoded by the coding sequence TTGAAGATTGGCGAATTAATGAATAAAGATATGGTCGTACTGCGCGAGAACGACACTATAGAACGGGCGATCGAACTGATACTTCGCCATTGCCGCACAGGGGTGCCCGTACTCACAGCTGATAACAGGGTCTGCGGATTCGTAAGCGAAGAGGATATCATAAAAAAATGCTTGCCGGGGTATATAACGACGCTGAAAAATGCCGCCTTCCTGCCGGACTACGGACAATTCGCGAAGCGTTTCGCCGCCATCCGCTATAAAAAGGTGACGGAGATAATGCAGGAAAAAGTCGTCTGCTTCAACAAGGACGACAGTGACTTCGCCGTCGCCGCCGAAATGATCCGCCGCCATTTCAAAGTCTGCCCGGTCATTGATGAAAACGGCATCTTCGTTGGCTGCGTCAGCCGCGCTTACCTGATACGCTCGATGATCCTGGAAAAGAACCGCGAGGAGAAGGCCGTACTAAAGTATGAATAG
- a CDS encoding prepilin-type N-terminal cleavage/methylation domain-containing protein: METIKGQVFGRKAFTLVEALIVVIIIGILAGLMMTASGASTQKAEDTRAINDIVVMRKAVMIASVEAGVEGAIEKITVEHNKFEVSLLKDEEREPEFKNRLEAVLDTNIAARRFVIFYDKDGNLGTLNYYPKSENFPWYFISQTAAEGDMSIYCYDDKTYKKRLVKSY, translated from the coding sequence GTGGAAACAATAAAAGGCCAGGTGTTCGGACGAAAGGCTTTTACGCTTGTGGAAGCGCTAATAGTTGTCATAATCATCGGAATTCTTGCGGGATTGATGATGACAGCCTCGGGAGCGTCGACACAAAAAGCGGAGGACACACGTGCGATAAATGATATCGTTGTGATGAGAAAAGCGGTGATGATTGCCTCAGTAGAGGCCGGCGTAGAAGGGGCTATTGAGAAGATTACGGTTGAGCACAACAAATTTGAAGTTTCTTTATTAAAGGATGAAGAAAGGGAGCCTGAGTTTAAAAATAGGCTTGAAGCCGTACTCGATACAAATATAGCGGCAAGGAGATTTGTCATTTTTTATGATAAAGATGGGAACCTTGGTACCTTGAATTATTATCCTAAATCTGAGAATTTCCCGTGGTATTTTATTTCGCAGACAGCGGCTGAAGGGGATATGTCGATATATTGCTATGATGATAAAACTTATAAGAAAAGACTTGTAAAATCTTATTAA
- a CDS encoding ABC transporter substrate-binding protein, which yields MAFIMAVCTGAMAATLNAYTVMPEKYASKVFEQFTKDTGIKVNFIRFSSGEALARLVAERNNPQVDILLGGPADIYTAGQKDNVFAVYVPKDQKLTPAEYRDPGNHWTGIGLIPLCFLTNTDFLKKNSLKAPESWQDLLNPAYKNGLQMADARTSGTATERIYSLIGVYGVDGAFDYQKKLHKNVQLYTKSGAGGAMPIAQGQASSGIFYLVDALDIQQQGYPVIITYPKEGVTFGIEATGMIAGAKNQEEAKKFIDWATSPKLGQFFVDQKINYIPVVKGVKITSPALDMSKVKLLKVGAEHKGDKRKAYVERWINEVIR from the coding sequence ATGGCTTTTATTATGGCCGTCTGCACCGGCGCGATGGCGGCAACGCTCAACGCCTATACGGTCATGCCCGAAAAATACGCCTCTAAGGTCTTCGAGCAGTTCACAAAGGATACCGGCATCAAGGTGAATTTTATCCGCTTCTCCTCAGGAGAGGCCCTCGCCCGCCTCGTGGCGGAAAGGAATAACCCGCAGGTCGACATCCTGCTCGGCGGCCCAGCCGACATTTACACGGCGGGACAGAAGGACAACGTCTTCGCCGTCTATGTGCCGAAGGATCAGAAGCTGACCCCCGCGGAGTACAGGGACCCCGGCAACCACTGGACCGGCATCGGCCTCATACCCCTCTGCTTCCTCACCAATACGGATTTCCTCAAAAAGAACAGCCTCAAGGCCCCGGAATCATGGCAGGATCTGCTGAACCCCGCCTATAAGAACGGTCTGCAGATGGCCGACGCCCGTACCTCGGGCACGGCGACGGAGCGTATCTACAGCCTCATCGGCGTCTACGGCGTCGACGGAGCCTTCGACTATCAGAAGAAGCTGCACAAGAACGTCCAGCTCTACACGAAGAGCGGCGCAGGCGGCGCAATGCCGATCGCCCAGGGACAGGCTTCAAGCGGCATTTTCTATCTAGTTGACGCGCTCGACATCCAGCAGCAGGGATACCCCGTCATCATCACCTATCCGAAAGAGGGCGTCACCTTCGGTATCGAGGCTACGGGCATGATCGCCGGCGCGAAGAACCAGGAGGAGGCGAAGAAGTTTATCGACTGGGCGACGAGCCCCAAGCTTGGACAGTTCTTCGTCGATCAGAAGATCAACTACATCCCCGTCGTCAAGGGCGTGAAGATCACCAGCCCCGCGCTCGATATGTCAAAGGTGAAGCTCCTTAAGGTGGGAGCCGAGCAT